The nucleotide sequence CAATTTGATCCTAATTTCTTATTTGATGAGCAGAAggatgaattaaataaaattgtattcaaaaaagaattggACTCATTAAACTCTTCCTCTAGCCATATTGCATTTTCagaaaaatgataaagtaTACTTGATTTTGTAAAACCAAACATATTGGATTCTGGAATAAAAATTGTcatgttattgttattattttcatctaaTATGAGATGCTGTAAATTTCTTAGGTataattcttcaacaaATTCAGTTTTATTCAAACCatgtaaatatttctcGGTATTGAAAGTAACATTATCACCAATAAAATCTAGGTCATTATACGTATGCAAAATAccattattaaacaatatatttgatttataagacgatgaattattaatattaataatcgAACCATATTCATTACTAGTGAGGTTAAATTTTGCATGATTCAGATTTTCAGTCAAATGATGTGagtttttaaattcttttaaccttgaatataaattatttccTCCAATTATTCCCCTTAGGACTAAATTCTTAATAAACATTTCTCTATCACTCAAccaatttttctttatcattgaATTCAATTTCGAGTTATTAGATAATTTCTGAAATTTATCAAGTAAGTAATTAGTTTCGATTGAGTTGAAAgtctttaaaaaatttttatcacTGGGAATTAGCAAGGTATTATTTTCgataatattcaataattttggTTCATCTATTTTTTGTTGGAAAAATTGTAACATTGAATCATATTCAAAActttttaaagatttttctttatccaCATTTTTTTCCTTTAACCCCTCTATAGTTTCTGTTACATTAAGTGGTATATTTATGGTACTTGTGATACCTTGAATAATTgcattttgaaaatttggTTTTAGGTTTTGGTCtacaattttaatatcattaatacTGTAAGCAGGTTCCTCATTAGCatttttcttgaataaatatggaaatttatttgaatagtttaaattaTCGAATAcgttaatatatttgaaaatattgttattttttttatctaaattatttgtattcaaaagaaaattatgcaacaaataattttcaatatcgaaatttaatttttcttttaaaacGTCTACAgtatttgatttatcatttaaCTGCTCAATGTAATTAATTTGTAAATCTGTAAAAGCAGAATTTATTGGAGCAAATAAAGTAAAATCACTTATATCATTAAGATATGGCACGTTACCagttttttgaattaatagCAGAAATGTTGAAAATTCAGCATTCTGtgataatatatctatGACAGTAGTAAAAGACAATTCTGATCCATCATTAGTTGTTGATGTTACAGCAGTCGATAGCAAAAAGAGAAATATGAGGATATAATTTACTAATTTTGAACCAAAGTGTTTCGTCATCTATtttatgattttttattattaaaatttaattagCACATATATTAATCTCCCTCACCTTATGCTTGTTTACATTTGTATATTAAATACaaacaattaattcaaactgattttatatataaatatatatatccttaattttaatattttttggatatcaaattttcaaaatcgCTCTTAGGAAGGGCCTCCAGTTAAAGATGATGGAATCAGCTTACAAGAGCAACCACTATAAGATGATTAAACTCGTAATTTGCGATACTATTGAACAATtagattttaattaaagaagagtatacaatatttaaagaatacTTGTATAACTGCTTCTTATAGTTTTTAATAagtttatattattgaagaatgATCAAAACAATTCATCTAAAAAAAACTGTTTCTGGTTTCAACGAAGATTTAACGTTTTGGTGTTAAAGTCTTGTTGACTCAAACAAAAtgttaatttaaataaaaaaataaagtaatTCAATCTCTGATTATTTGCTAtgattcaattatatttaaatcatcttcttaataataatgcaatcctaaaaatatattaataccAATAATATTGACCTCTCTCAAGATCAAATATCGAACaactttttaaaattataaactCTAACACTAAAGAGAGATCGGTTgttctatttatataatcgCTTTTACTTagtttttcttcatcatttgttcggttttatttgaaatcagCATACACATCAAAAGTTATAAGGATCATTTTTGATATGATC is from Tetrapisispora phaffii CBS 4417 chromosome 14, complete genome and encodes:
- the TPHA0N00760 gene encoding uncharacterized protein (similar to Saccharomyces cerevisiae YLR001C; ancestral locus Anc_5.219), giving the protein MTKHFGSKLVNYILIFLFLLSTAVTSTTNDGSELSFTTVIDILSQNAEFSTFLLLIQKTGNVPYLNDISDFTLFAPINSAFTDLQINYIEQLNDKSNTVDVLKEKLNFDIENYLLHNFLLNTNNLDKKNNNIFKYINVFDNLNYSNKFPYLFKKNANEEPAYSINDIKIVDQNLKPNFQNAIIQGITSTINIPLNVTETIEGLKEKNVDKEKSLKSFEYDSMLQFFQQKIDEPKLLNIIENNTLLIPSDKNFLKTFNSIETNYLLDKFQKLSNNSKLNSMIKKNWLSDREMFIKNLVLRGIIGGNNLYSRLKEFKNSHHLTENLNHAKFNLTSNEYGSIININNSSSYKSNILFNNGILHTYNDLDFIGDNVTFNTEKYLHGLNKTEFVEELYLRNLQHLILDENNNNNMTIFIPESNMFGFTKSSILYHFSENAIWLEEEFNESNSFLNTILFNSSFCSSNKKLGSNCQRFKISKSERGYYINERYRILHSKPYQIGNHLIYIISNDLQLPGDFILSINPFYRCSTSLKFLRELDLLEFDTNKKGYSVLLPCFDAWDKFELNFDYINDNITAQELVMKNLIVNDLIYSDSRNETVYNSTNILGEDISISVSNSPKDLNINLNFSSFERSINVEKNMDIFFNQGVIHPIDDIYLPSSIEISVRDLIKLTKTSEFIEYLDKFKEKIPMLINGTSFSLLVPTSASLEFNGIFANYTKLEDFLNLHIINGNSTQNILNCDGEISTSYGVNLLCEKVSPKDYILKIQNDDDNVIRIIKKGCSTSDSNSCVFLVDRPISLSRLNRNKYHLSLPAVAIGLGIVVGVFFILSLLGCIIVIVMGKNNRGPEIYSNVPDVEADVDEPLLGRNDLSNLDSANHGTISNNHNTANVSPPPIHIIPQRHM